The region TGGGGATGGAAACTCAACGGGATTATCCCTCCTGGTGTTGATAAATGTGTTGTAATTGCAGCACCACACACCAGTAATGTCGATTTTCTTGTTGGGCGACTTGCTTATTTTGCAATTGGGGTGAAATTAACTTTCCTGATTAAAAAAGAAGTTTTCTTTTTCCCACTAGGATCGATATTAAGGAGTTGGGGTGGTATTGCCGTTGACCGTGGGAAAAAAAATAATATGATTGATCAGGTTGTTGATCTATTCAATCAAACCGATTCATTGTACGTTCTCATCACGCCTGAAGGTACCAGGAAATTAACCACTCGTTGGAAAAAAGGATTTTATCACATTGCTTTACAAGCAAATGTACCAATTGCCATGGGATATGCCGATTATGCAAAGAAGGAAGCCGGGGTGGGCCCGGTTGTTTATCCTAGTGGCAATTACGAGGAAGATTTAAAAATAATACAGGATTTTTATCGTAATATAACCGCCAGATATCCTGAAAACTTTAACCTAACTCCCAAGAGAGAAGGCAAGTTAAAAAATGACAACCAGAACATTGAGAAAATGAAAAAACTTTATTGCAATAAAACTTAATCCAACTAAATATTCCAACACATGAAAAAACAAATTATTTTTAAATTATTAATGGGTTTATTTTTGCTGATTAGCTTTCAAAGCAATGCCCAAGTCGACCTTAAATATCAAACTCCGCCAAAAGAAATTCTGGAGTTAATAAACAGCCCATTAACCCCATCTGTTCGTTTAGATAATAATGGTGTATGGATGATCCTGCTCGAAAATGTTCCCTTTAAATCGATAGACGAAGTATCGGCTTTAGAGTATAAGCTTGCCGGTTTACGTATCAATCCTAAAACCAATGGTGGTAGTCGTACAAATTTCAATACAAATATCACCCTAAAAAATGTTACAAGTGGCGAAGAATTTCAGATAACCGGCTTGCCGGAAAAAGCTAAAATAAGTGGGGTATCCTGGTCGCCTGATTACCAAAAGGTAGCTTTCACAAATACTACCAATAAAGGTATTGAATTGTGGTATTTTGATGTTCAATCGAAAGAAGCCAAAAAATTAACCAAAGCTGTGCTAAATGGTATATTTGGCGGTAGCTATAACTGGGCTGCTAACGGAATGTCTTTCATTTGTAGTTTTATCAACCCCGATCGTGGAAGTTTGACCCAAGCTGATGAGACTCCAACCGGACCGGTTGTTCAGGAAAACTTAGGAAAAACAGCTCCTTCAAGAACCTATCAGGATTTGCTCAAAGATAAAGCTGATGAGGCTAATTTTGATTATTTTGCAGGCTCAATGTTGGTAAGAGTTGATCTGGAAGGTAACACAACAAATTTAACAGAAGCAAATATCTATAGTGGGTTTTCTGTTTCTCCAAACAGTGAATATATTATTACAGAAACCATCAAGAAACCCTATTCTTATTTAGTTCCTTTTAACCAGTTCCCTACAGTTTTAAGTTTGTTGGATAAAGATGGCAAATTTATCCGGGTAATTCAGGAAATCCCTCTCATCGAAGAAGTCCCCAGTGGTTTTGATGCAGTTGAGAAAGGACCCAGAAGAGTCAGTTGGAGATCGGATAAGCCGGCTTCAATTTATTGGGTTGAAGCACTTGACGAAGGAAATCCTAAAACAAAAGCAGAATTTCGCGATGCGGTTTATACAACCGATTATCCTTTCGATCTGAATAATAAAAACCATATTGTTTCGGTTAAAAACCGATTCAGAGGCATGACATGGGGAAATGATAAAATTGCCATTGCTTATGACAATTGGAGGAGTACTCGTGAATCATTGGTCTACAAAATCAATCCCTCTATTGATAATATTAAACCCGAAATATTATTTAACCTCAATTCTGAAGATATTTATCAGGATCCCGGAAGCTTTGTGACTATTGAAAATCAATACGGAAGGAATGTATTGCTAGTTGAAAAAGACCGATATCTATACTTAAGCGGTGAAGGATATTCTCCGGAAGGAAATCGACCATTTCTGAATCAATATGATTTAACTAAAAAAACCACCAAAGAAATTTGGCGTGCCGACGGAATCAGCACTTATGAAAGTATTGGATTCAGAGGTAATTTGTTTTTTATTGATTTGAAGAAAGGTGTAATGATTACCAGTATTGAATCAGCATCTGAAAATGCAAATTATTATCTGCGCAACTTCAAGAAAAAAGATGCTCCCAAACAAATTACCTTTTTCCCAAATCCATATAAAGCAATGGAAGGCGTAACCAAAGAATTCATCAAATACAAAAGAGCTGATGGTGTTGATTTGACCGCAACTATGTATTTGCCTGCCGGTTATGATAAAACCAAAGATGGTAGAATTCCTATGCTCATGTGGGCCTATCCGCGTGAATACAAAGATCCAAAAACAGCAGGACAAGTTCGTACTTCTCCACATCGTTTTACACGAATCAATTATGGTTCACCAATTTTTTGGGTTAAAAGAGGTTTTGCAATTCTCGAAAATGCAGAATTCCCTATTATCGGAGTTGGCGAAACGGAACCTAACGACTTATTTATTCCACAATTGGTGGCTAACGCAAAAGCAGCTATAGATGCACTTGATGAAATGGGTATTGTTGATCGAAAACGCGTTGCGGTAGGAGGTCATAGTTATGGAGCATTCATGACGGCTAACTTGTTAAGCCATTCTGATTTATTTGCTGCAGGACTTGCCCGAAGCGGTGCATATAACAGAACTTTAACACCATTTGGATTCCAATCGGAAGAAAGAACTTACTGGGAAGCACCCGATGTTTATAACCAAATGGCACCTTTCATGCATGCCGACAAGATGAAAACACCATTATTAATGACTCATGGTTTGGCTGATAATAATTCAGGTACGTTCCCATTACAGAGTGAGCGTTATTACAATGCGCTGAAGGGTCATGGTGCGACCGTTCGCTTGGTGATGTTACCGGCTGAAAGCCATGGTTATGCATCTTATGAATCTATTTTGCACGTTTTATGGGAATCAGATCAATGGTTAATGAAATATGTGAAGAATAAAAAATAGAGAACCATTTTCCAACAAAAAAAGCTGCCCTGATTTAGGCAGCTTTTTTTGTAAATAATTTTATCGTATTGCAAATTGCACTATACTTTCTCAAGTACTACAGCTATACCCTGTCCAACTCCTATACACATGGTACAAAGTGCTTTTTTCGCATCTGAATTTTGCATCTGATAAACGGCTGTTGTTATCAACCTTGCACCACTCATTCCTAAAGGATGTCCTAATGCAATCGCTCCTCCAAGTGGATTGATCCTTGGATCGTTATCGGCCAAACCAAGTTCACGACTACAGCCCAATGCTTGCGCAGCGAAAGCTTCGTTCAATTCAATAATATCCATGTCATTAAGGGTTAAGCCAAGATGCTTTAACAGTTTGTTGGTGGCAGGAACAGGTCCCATTCCCATAATCCGTGGAAGAACACCGGCTGTTTTCATTCCAAGAATTTTGGCAATCGGTTTCAAATTATATTTTTTTACTGCTTTTTCAGAAGCAATAATTAAGGCTGCTGCACCATCGTTAATCCCTGAAGCATTTCCGGCTGTAATAACACAGTCGGGACCCAGGACAGGCTTCAAGGATGCCATTTTCTCCAAACTTGATAAGCGAGGATGCTCGTCTTTGTTTACAATAATTGGATCACCTTTTCGTTGCGGGATCGATACTGGAATAATTTCCCTGTCCAACGATCCATCAGCTTGAGCTTTTGCAGCCTTCTCCTGACTCCATTGGGCAAATTTATCCTGATCTTCGCGGCTGATATTGAAATCTTTTGCAATATTCTCTGCTGTCTGAATCATCGATTCTGTACCGTATTTTTTATCGAGCGCTTTGTTAATAAAACGCCAACCCATGGTTGTATCATAAAATTTCTGTTCCCTTGAAAATTCACTTTCGGCTTTTCCCATTACAAATGGGGCACGCGACATGCTTTCAGCTCCACCGGCAATGACCAATTCAGCCTCACCCGATCTGATCGCTCTGGCTGCAGTGCCAATGGCATCCATTCCAGAACCGCAAAGTCGATTCATTGTTGTTCCGGAAATGGTTTCTGAGTAACCTGCCAAAAGAAGCGCCATCCGTGCAACATTCCTATTATCCTCGCCTGCCTGGTTCGCACATCCCATAATTACATCATCAACAGCCAGCCAATCCAAGTTTGGATTTCTTTCCATCAAGGCTTTTAAAGGAATTGCAGCAAGATCATCAGCTCTTACAGATGAAAGGACTCCGCCATAGCGGCCCACAGGGGTTCGGATTGCGTCACAAATAAACACTTCGGTCATAATCTAGTTTTTACGGTTTAACATAATTTTTCAAGTTTAGGCTTTATTATTCTGAAGCCATTCAGCAATGCTTCCGACAATTTGTTAACTTCATTCTGCGTAAGAACGGTTGAGAACATACATGCACAGGTATTGATCATAATTAAATTCTCTTTAAAATAAAGATAGTCAAGCAATTCATTTACTACAGCCGTTTCCTCTTTTGTTTGATAAGCCTCACGGTAAGTTGTTGGAGGTTTGACTTTCAGATGAATCCGGAACATTGACCCGGCTCCGGTAATAGAGACCGGAACATCTGCAATTATAATGGCTTCCTGAATCTGATCAATCGCCTTTTGAGTTAAGGCATTTAGTTTTAGCACTGCTTCCCTATCGAATAAATTCATGGCAGCATAACCTGCAGTCATTGTTATTGGATTGGCTGAAAAAGTGCCTGAGTGAGGAAATAAAAGTTTGCTTTCGCGAGGATCAAGAACCTTCATTACATCTGAACGGCCGGCAAGTGCGCCAACCGGAAAGCCTCCTCCAATTATTTTACCCAAAGCAGTAAGATCGGGTTTAACCTTAAAATTATCTTGAGTGCCTCCATAATTCACACGAAAGGTAACTACCTCATCAAACACCAATAAAGCTCCATTTTCACGGGTCCATTTATAAAGCGCCTCAATAAAATCGTTCGTACCCTGAAGCAAACCAATGCGGTGAGGTACCGGATCGATTAAGACACAAGCAATCTGATCGGCTTGCTGATTTAAAATAGCAATGGTCCTTTCAATATCGTTGTAAGGGAAAATAATTACATCATTTAAAACACCCTGAGGGGTTCCATTTGCAAGCGGAACACTATTTGGTTTATTGAGATCTCCCCAATTTGTTGGATTAGCTGTTTGGCTAACTTCGGCAAAATCATAAGTGCCGTGATAGGCACCTTCGGCTTTAGCGATTTTTGGTCGCCCGGTATAAGCTCTTGAGGCTTTAATCATCGTCATAACTGCCTCGGTACCGGAATTTACGAATCGGATTTTTTCAAACCCAACAGAGCGGTCACATAATAATTGAGCATATTTGACTTCAATTTCTGAAGCCAAAGTGTATGCAGTTCCTTTATAAAGTTGTTCAATAACTGCACTTACGATTGCCGGATGTGCATGGCCATGAATTAAAGATGCCATATTATTGGCAAAATCAATTCTCTGCACACCATCTATATCAGTGACATGAATCCCGGATGCATTGGCAGCATAATTTGGATAAGGTTTTCGAAAAACAGTATTTCGACTTACGCCCCCCGGAAGTACATTACAAGCTTGCTGATAGATTTCTTCACTTGTTCTTTTTTGCTCTTTTGAGTCAAGGATTTGAGTATCCATATGTTAATTTCCGGTACGTCCGGAACCTCCTCTTAATAATCTAAAATAAAATAATTACCTATTTGGAATACTGATTAAGTTTAGCCCCGGTATTCTCCTGCAAATATTCAAAACTTACTCCGGGTGCAAGCTCCCTCACATAAAGACCATCCATTTTAACATCAATGATAGCAAGGTCGGTATAAATTGTATCGACAACTTTTTTACCTGTGAGAGGGTATGTACATTCTTTCACTATTTTAGGCTCACCCGTTTTAATATTATGTTGGGTAATAACGAAAATAGTTTTTACACCGGCAATAAGATCCATAGCTCCACCTACAGCAGGTATTGCACCAGGCTCCCCCGTCGACCAATTTGCCAAATCACCATCTCCGGATACTTGCATCGCTCCAAGCACACATACATCAATATGGCCTCCACGTATCATGGTAAAACTATCTGCATGATGAAAATAACAGGCACCGGGAATACTCGTTACATGTTTTTTTCCTGCATTGATCAATTCAGGATCTTCATGGCCTTTTTCGGGAGCAGGCCCCATTCCGAGCAAACCATTCTCGGTATGATAAATAAACTCGCGTCCTTCAGGCACAAAACCGGCTACCAATTCAGGAATCCCAATTCCAAGATTTACATAGGATCCATCCGGAATGTCCAATGCAACTTTTTGTGCCATTTGATTTCGATCCCAACCTTTAATATTTTCGTTTATTGCCATGGATACCTCCTATCTTCTTTTACCAGTTTTGATTCTTCAGCCGGATTTGTTACTTCAACTACTCTTTTTACAAAAACCCCGGGGGTTACAACACATTCAGGATCCAGATCGCCTAATTCAACAATCTTTTTTGCCTGAACAATGGTGACTTCGGCTGCAGTGCACATGATAGGACCAAAATTTCGGGCAGTTTTATTATAAATTAAGTTACCGTATCTGTCGGCAGCTTTGCATTTTACCAATGAAAAATCAGCTCTGATGCCATATTCCATAACATAAGTTTCACCGTTGAATAAACGGGATTCTTTTCCTTCTGCAAGCGGCGTATTTACAGAAGCAGGGGTAAAAAATGCCGGAATCCCGGCCCCACCGGCCCTGATTCGTTCTGCCAGCGTACCTTGTGGCACAAGTTCTAATTCTATTTCTCCATTGTGATATAACTCTGGGAAAACGGTAGAATTTAAAGTGCGTGGAAATGAACAAATCATTTTTTTAACTTGTCGGTTTTCGATCAATGCTGCAAGGCCGACATGGCCGCTACCGGTGTTATTACTTACCACGGTAAGATTTTTTGCACCATGATCAATGAGCGCATGGATCAATTCAATCGGGCTGCCCGCTTCACCAAATCCACCTATCATCACGGTTGCCCCATCAAAAATATCGGCAACGGCTTCAGCAGTCGTTTTAATTATCTTATTTATCATTTGTCAATGCTTAAAATGAATAGAAATTTTACTTTTTCATTCTTTTATCTAAAGCTTCATTCAGGTTCTTCTCAATCTGAACCAATTCATCTTCGAAGAAATATTTTTCAGTTTCAAATGGTTTTAGATTTGCCACTGTATTTTCTTTCTCATCATATTTGGCCAAGAAAACTTCATCAAGCCATTCCATATTTCTACTTTCATTGAATTTCAATGCAATGGCTTTCTTTCCATTCACCTCAAGGGTTCCAAGAATTGAAATTTTTCCTGCTGAAGAAGTCATGGTAATATATCTTGAAGGACGGTTGATAGAAGGCAAAGTGCGGTAAACTTTACTGAAAACTTTATTCAATTCCGCAAGAGGAACTGTAAAGTAATGATGTTCACCTGTAGGCCTTGCACAATACATGGAATGGAAACCAATGGTCAACATGGCGAAAATATTTCCCAGATCAATCCAATTTTGAGCAGAACGATCAATATCAACTTTGCCATTTTTATCGGTAAATAAACTGATATGGTTCATTACGGGGCTTTGGCTTTTTACGGTTATTCCGCGAGCCCTGAGTCGTCGAACAGCCGCAATGGTGCTTGGGTTCAGAAGTTCCCGAGGAGTTGAAAAGTGTGCCATCCAAACCACTTGAATTCCATGGTCGATAAGCTTGCCAAACAATTCCAAAAAGTCATTGTATTTACTGTTAATAAACATTTCAG is a window of Bacteroidota bacterium DNA encoding:
- the pcaF gene encoding 3-oxoadipyl-CoA thiolase, translating into MTEVFICDAIRTPVGRYGGVLSSVRADDLAAIPLKALMERNPNLDWLAVDDVIMGCANQAGEDNRNVARMALLLAGYSETISGTTMNRLCGSGMDAIGTAARAIRSGEAELVIAGGAESMSRAPFVMGKAESEFSREQKFYDTTMGWRFINKALDKKYGTESMIQTAENIAKDFNISREDQDKFAQWSQEKAAKAQADGSLDREIIPVSIPQRKGDPIIVNKDEHPRLSSLEKMASLKPVLGPDCVITAGNASGINDGAAALIIASEKAVKKYNLKPIAKILGMKTAGVLPRIMGMGPVPATNKLLKHLGLTLNDMDIIELNEAFAAQALGCSRELGLADNDPRINPLGGAIALGHPLGMSGARLITTAVYQMQNSDAKKALCTMCIGVGQGIAVVLEKV
- a CDS encoding prolyl oligopeptidase family serine peptidase, encoding MKKQIIFKLLMGLFLLISFQSNAQVDLKYQTPPKEILELINSPLTPSVRLDNNGVWMILLENVPFKSIDEVSALEYKLAGLRINPKTNGGSRTNFNTNITLKNVTSGEEFQITGLPEKAKISGVSWSPDYQKVAFTNTTNKGIELWYFDVQSKEAKKLTKAVLNGIFGGSYNWAANGMSFICSFINPDRGSLTQADETPTGPVVQENLGKTAPSRTYQDLLKDKADEANFDYFAGSMLVRVDLEGNTTNLTEANIYSGFSVSPNSEYIITETIKKPYSYLVPFNQFPTVLSLLDKDGKFIRVIQEIPLIEEVPSGFDAVEKGPRRVSWRSDKPASIYWVEALDEGNPKTKAEFRDAVYTTDYPFDLNNKNHIVSVKNRFRGMTWGNDKIAIAYDNWRSTRESLVYKINPSIDNIKPEILFNLNSEDIYQDPGSFVTIENQYGRNVLLVEKDRYLYLSGEGYSPEGNRPFLNQYDLTKKTTKEIWRADGISTYESIGFRGNLFFIDLKKGVMITSIESASENANYYLRNFKKKDAPKQITFFPNPYKAMEGVTKEFIKYKRADGVDLTATMYLPAGYDKTKDGRIPMLMWAYPREYKDPKTAGQVRTSPHRFTRINYGSPIFWVKRGFAILENAEFPIIGVGETEPNDLFIPQLVANAKAAIDALDEMGIVDRKRVAVGGHSYGAFMTANLLSHSDLFAAGLARSGAYNRTLTPFGFQSEERTYWEAPDVYNQMAPFMHADKMKTPLLMTHGLADNNSGTFPLQSERYYNALKGHGATVRLVMLPAESHGYASYESILHVLWESDQWLMKYVKNKK
- a CDS encoding 3-oxoacid CoA-transferase subunit A; the protein is MINKIIKTTAEAVADIFDGATVMIGGFGEAGSPIELIHALIDHGAKNLTVVSNNTGSGHVGLAALIENRQVKKMICSFPRTLNSTVFPELYHNGEIELELVPQGTLAERIRAGGAGIPAFFTPASVNTPLAEGKESRLFNGETYVMEYGIRADFSLVKCKAADRYGNLIYNKTARNFGPIMCTAAEVTIVQAKKIVELGDLDPECVVTPGVFVKRVVEVTNPAEESKLVKEDRRYPWQ
- a CDS encoding lysophospholipid acyltransferase family protein; translated protein: MKLIARIILKIWGWKLNGIIPPGVDKCVVIAAPHTSNVDFLVGRLAYFAIGVKLTFLIKKEVFFFPLGSILRSWGGIAVDRGKKNNMIDQVVDLFNQTDSLYVLITPEGTRKLTTRWKKGFYHIALQANVPIAMGYADYAKKEAGVGPVVYPSGNYEEDLKIIQDFYRNITARYPENFNLTPKREGKLKNDNQNIEKMKKLYCNKT
- a CDS encoding aspartate aminotransferase family protein, which translates into the protein MDTQILDSKEQKRTSEEIYQQACNVLPGGVSRNTVFRKPYPNYAANASGIHVTDIDGVQRIDFANNMASLIHGHAHPAIVSAVIEQLYKGTAYTLASEIEVKYAQLLCDRSVGFEKIRFVNSGTEAVMTMIKASRAYTGRPKIAKAEGAYHGTYDFAEVSQTANPTNWGDLNKPNSVPLANGTPQGVLNDVIIFPYNDIERTIAILNQQADQIACVLIDPVPHRIGLLQGTNDFIEALYKWTRENGALLVFDEVVTFRVNYGGTQDNFKVKPDLTALGKIIGGGFPVGALAGRSDVMKVLDPRESKLLFPHSGTFSANPITMTAGYAAMNLFDREAVLKLNALTQKAIDQIQEAIIIADVPVSITGAGSMFRIHLKVKPPTTYREAYQTKEETAVVNELLDYLYFKENLIMINTCACMFSTVLTQNEVNKLSEALLNGFRIIKPKLEKLC
- a CDS encoding 3-oxoacid CoA-transferase subunit B, with translation MAINENIKGWDRNQMAQKVALDIPDGSYVNLGIGIPELVAGFVPEGREFIYHTENGLLGMGPAPEKGHEDPELINAGKKHVTSIPGACYFHHADSFTMIRGGHIDVCVLGAMQVSGDGDLANWSTGEPGAIPAVGGAMDLIAGVKTIFVITQHNIKTGEPKIVKECTYPLTGKKVVDTIYTDLAIIDVKMDGLYVRELAPGVSFEYLQENTGAKLNQYSK